A window of the Enterobacteriaceae bacterium 4M9 genome harbors these coding sequences:
- the trmA gene encoding tRNA (uridine(54)-C5)-methyltransferase TrmA, with protein MTPEHLPTERYDAQLAEKVVRLQSLMAPFSSLVPEVFRSAPLHYRMRAEFRLWHDGDDLYHIIFDQQTRQRIRVDSFPAASSLINELMSEMLTAVRDNPVLRHKLFQIDYLTTQSNQAIVTLLYHCALGDDWKAQASALRDALRAKGFNVHLIGRATKTKIELDQDYVDERLPVGGREMIYRQVENSFTQPNAAMNIQMLEWALEVTQGSEGDLLELYCGNGNFSLALARNFRRVLATEIAKPSVAAAQYNIAANHIDNVQIIRMSAEEFTQAMNGVREFNRLQGIDLKSYECNTIFVDPPRSGLDSETEKMVQGYERILYISCNPETLCKNLETLSQTHRVERLALFDQFPYTHHMECGVLLVRK; from the coding sequence ATGACGCCCGAACATCTACCGACCGAACGGTACGACGCACAGCTGGCTGAAAAGGTGGTCCGTCTGCAAAGCCTGATGGCCCCCTTTTCCTCGCTGGTCCCGGAAGTGTTTCGCTCTGCGCCTTTGCATTACCGTATGCGGGCCGAATTTCGTCTGTGGCACGACGGCGACGACCTGTACCACATTATCTTCGATCAACAGACGCGCCAGCGCATCCGCGTGGACAGCTTCCCGGCAGCGAGTTCACTGATTAACGAGCTGATGAGCGAAATGCTCACGGCTGTGCGCGATAACCCAGTCCTGCGCCACAAGCTATTTCAGATTGATTACCTGACAACGCAAAGCAACCAGGCCATCGTGACGCTGCTGTACCACTGCGCGTTGGGCGATGACTGGAAGGCGCAGGCCAGCGCACTGCGCGATGCATTGCGGGCAAAGGGCTTCAACGTGCATCTCATTGGTCGAGCCACCAAAACCAAGATTGAACTGGACCAGGATTACGTTGACGAACGCCTGCCGGTTGGCGGGCGAGAAATGATTTACCGCCAGGTGGAAAACAGCTTCACCCAGCCCAATGCAGCCATGAACATCCAGATGCTGGAATGGGCGCTTGAGGTCACACAGGGTTCAGAAGGCGATTTGCTGGAGCTGTACTGCGGCAACGGCAACTTCTCGCTGGCGCTGGCACGCAACTTCCGTCGCGTGCTGGCAACCGAAATCGCCAAGCCGTCGGTGGCAGCCGCGCAGTACAATATTGCGGCCAACCACATTGATAATGTGCAGATTATCCGTATGTCGGCTGAAGAATTTACCCAAGCGATGAACGGCGTGCGCGAATTCAATCGTCTCCAGGGTATCGACCTGAAGAGCTATGAGTGCAACACCATTTTCGTCGATCCACCGCGCAGCGGCCTGGACAGCGAAACGGAAAAAATGGTGCAGGGCTACGAGCGCATTCTGTATATCTCGTGCAACCCTGAAACACTGTGCAAAAACCTGGAAACACTGTCGCAAACCCACCGAGTGGAAAGGCTGGCGCTGTTCGATCAGTTCCCGTACACCCACCATATGGAATGCGGCGTACTGCTGGTGCGCAAATAA
- a CDS encoding YijD family membrane protein: MKETVLEKGTLLLAFIAGLSVNGTCAALFSSIVPFSVFPIISLALAAWCLHQRYQDSMMPEGLPGIAAACFVLGILIYSAVVRAEYPEIGSNFLPSVLSVVMVFWIGYKIRVRKAAE; this comes from the coding sequence ATGAAAGAAACTGTGCTGGAAAAGGGAACGCTCTTGTTGGCATTTATCGCGGGCTTATCTGTTAACGGTACCTGCGCTGCGCTTTTCAGTTCGATAGTGCCGTTTTCTGTTTTCCCGATTATTTCACTGGCGCTGGCAGCCTGGTGCCTGCATCAACGTTATCAGGACAGCATGATGCCTGAAGGTCTGCCGGGTATTGCCGCTGCCTGCTTTGTGCTCGGGATCCTGATTTACAGCGCCGTTGTGCGCGCTGAATACCCGGAAATTGGCTCTAACTTCCTGCCTTCGGTGCTGTCGGTCGTGATGGTGTTCTGGATTGGTTACAAAATTCGCGTGCGTAAAGCGGCGGAATAA